The Impatiens glandulifera chromosome 3, dImpGla2.1, whole genome shotgun sequence genome contains a region encoding:
- the LOC124931536 gene encoding polyadenylate-binding protein-interacting protein 12-like, with product MAVVENAAINVVPSNRTESNDQNFQMKMVPTPAVSGQPNIGNTQNNPQMGLVQNVINNNGSTQSHQIVANGVDDGGEGFKREMRDLEEMLSKLNPMAKEFVPPSLTNYGGLVPSSVHLAYANNFLIQPNTIIAGGNDVRRKKNNYANGRQRLNNRTSMAQREEVIRKTVYVSDIDHQVTEEQLATLFQGCGQVVDCRVCGDPNSVLRFAFVEFTDEEGARNALSLGGTMLGYYPVKVLPSKTAIAPVNHTYLPRSEDEREMCARTVYCTNIDKKVTQADVKLFFETLCGEVQRLRLLGDYQHSTRIAFVEFFMAQSAIAALNCSGAVLGSLPIRVSPSKTPVRPRAPRPTMQ from the exons ATGGCAGTTGTTGAGAATGCTGCGATCAATGTTGTCCCATCTAATCGGACCGAATCGAACGATCAAAATTTTCAGATGAAGATGGTTCCGACGCCGGCGGTTTCAGGTCAGCCAAACATCGGGAATACCCAGAACAACCCTCAGATGGGTCTAGTTCAGAACGTAATCAACAACAATGGTTCCACTCAGAGTCATCAGATAGTGGCGAATGGTGTAGATGATGGCGGCGAGGGTTTTAAGAGAGAAATGAGGGATTTGGAAGAGATGTTGTCTAAGCTGAATCCGATGGCTAAGGAGTTTGTTCCTCCTTCACTGACAAATTATGGAGGTCTCGTTCCTTCTTCTGTTCATCTCGCGTATGCTAACAATTTCCTAATTCAACCTAACACTATCATTGCCGGTGGAAATGATGTTAGACGG AAGAAGAATAACTATGCTAATGGAAGACAAAGGCTGAACAACCGGACCAGTATGGCCCAAAGAGAAGAAGTTATCAGAAAGACTGTTTATGTATCCGATATTGATCATCAG GTTACTGAAGAACAGCTTGCTACACTTTTCCAAGGCTGTGGACAG GTTGTGGACTGTCGTGTTTGTGGTGATCCTAATTCTGTTTTACGATTTGCATTTGTGGAGTTTACTGATGAAG AAGGTGCAAGGAATGCTTTGAGTCTGGGGGGAACTATGCTTGGATATTACCCGGTCAAGGTTCTTCCATCCAAAACTGCAATTGCTCCTGTTAACCATACCTATTTGCCCAGG TCTGAAGATGAACGAGAGATGTGTGCAAGGACTGTTTACTGTACAAACATCGATAAGAAG GTTACTCAAGCAGATGTGAAACTCTTTTTTGAGACTCTTTGTGGAGAG GTTCAGCGTTTGAGGTTACTTGGAGATTATCAGCATTCAACTCGCATTGCGTTTGTAGAGTTTTTCATG GCTCAAAGTGCTATTGCAGCTCTGAATTGTAGCGGTGCTGTTCTTGGATCATTGCCCAtaag GGTTAGTCCATCAAAGACACCAGTGAGGCCCCGTGCTCCCCGCCCAACAATGCAGTGA
- the LOC124931461 gene encoding uncharacterized protein LOC124931461 isoform X2 produces MDVAAGAASAAAAAAGRGVSLGIPPQPPRQEWRAVSEPPVRITANELGRDTGHVDFCTINLDEDILQQRLHDVVRRREEMQRSEVELRAQIIARKDVMLMQKDFDAQMTEQVNANTKLQEKLAEMERTIHERERQIQEKEREIHAIQLDHEAAWAKEDLLREQSKELHTFRRERDNSEAERTQHLKQILDLQEHFQEKERLFLELQEQNRVSQETILFKDEQLGEAQAWIARFQEMQSTSNLSLQAELRERTEQYNQLWISYQQQLSEMERIYVHTVHQHQLELASARERSGSFLDESQLPQIKSKDASQPALNNGSQIDVNGSGTADTSSGPLSNGNAENVTSNSSNQTEHVHGVPLAPPSLIGVPTYLQHGQVPAMHPFVIHQGVHPVPSHVSHFHSIPAMSSLQQWQNQQTVPEASILSNQHEYPSSHMEQNLHRSDSNYDYSASGNVQAVAASVQSSSQVGSTDMNYLVHSQPHESLQHITSQFNDSVRLESDSVNEPQEKGTNNNSSKLQHEKKELLKGQSSPTSNAPTSERPNNSNPIINVGMSANKNASGADAFISSEQNSSYGTGNIIIDLLDERTLLACIVRTIPPSGSGGRIRISSTLPNRLGKMLAPLHWHDYKKKYGKLDEFLANHPELFAIEGDFIQVREGAQEIIAATAAVAKVAAAAAKTTSVVFGSQSSLPSPSVAVTPMAQSQQRVKRTPSIDPNAGVQILRKTQAVNGQSSQVSSLANGGANLNKQQPRTTAKGHNGF; encoded by the exons ATGGATGTCGCGGCAGGTGCTGCatctgccgccgccgccgccgcagGACGAGGTGTTTCGCTTGGGATCCCTCCTCAACCACCCAGGCAAGAGTGGCGTGCTGTTTCCGAACCTCCTGTTCGAATCACCGCTAACGAG CTGGGTCGGGACACGGGTCATGTAGATTTCTGTACCATAAATCTGGATGAGGACATCTTGCAGCAGCGGCTTCATGATGTTGTGAGGCGGAGGGAGGAAATGCAACGCAGTGAGGTTGAACTTCGGGCTCAGATTATTGCTAGGAAAGATGTAATGTTAATGCAGAAAGATTTTGATGCCCAGATGACGGAGCAAGTTAATGCCAATACCAAGCTTCAG GAGAAACTAGCTGAAATGGAGCGAACTATACATGAGCGGGAAAGGCAGATTCAGGAGAAAGAAAGGGAGATACATGCAATCCAGTTAGACCATGAAGCA GCATGGGCTAAAGAAGATCTCCTTAGAGAACAGAGCAAAGAATTGCATACTTTCAG GAGGGAGCGGGATAACTCTGAAGCAGAAAGAACCCAACATCTTAAGCAGATACTTGATCTACAGGAACATTTTCAGGAGAAAGAAAGGCTATTTCTTGAGTTGCAGGAACAG AATAGAGTTTCTCAGGAAACCATCCTTTTTAAAGATGAGCAATTGGGTGAGGCCCAGGCTTGGATTGCACGTTTCCAGGAGATGCAATCAACCTCTAATCTCTCTTTGCAAGCGGAGTTGCGAGAGCGTACAGAACAGTACAATCAACTATGGATTAGCTATCAGCAGCAG CTTTCGGAGATGGAGAGGATCTATGTGCACACTGTACACCAGCATCAGCTTGAGCTTGCTAGTGCAAGAGAAAGGAGTGGCTCTTTCCTGGATGAGTCACAGCTGCCTCAAATAAAATCCAAAGATGCTTCACAACCTGCGTTGAACAATGGAAGCCAAATTGATGTGAATGGAAGTGGCACAGCAGATACAAGTTCTGGGCCTCTTTCAAATGGAAATGCTGAAAATGTTACTAGTAATTCTTCCAACCAG ACTGAACATGTTCATGGTGTTCCACTAGCCCCACCATCCCTAATTGGTGTGCCCACCTACCTTCAACATGGGCAAGTGCCAGCTATGCATCCATTTGTCATTCATCAAGGGGTTCACCCAGTACCATCCCATGTTAGCCATTTCCATTCTATACCTGCAATGTCATCTCTTCAGCAATGGCAAAATCAACAG ACTGTGCCGGAGGCTTCTATACTGTCTAATCAACATGAATACCCATCATCTCATATGGAACAAAACTTGCATAGATCAGATAGTAATTATGACTATAGTGCATCTGGAAATGTGCAAGCTGTTGCAGCATCTGTGCAATCATCATCCCAG GTCGGTTCTACTGATATGAATTACTTGGTCCACTCTCAACCCCACGAGAGCTTGCAACATATTACTTCTCAGTTTAATGATTCTGTAAGACTGGAATCTGATTCAGTGAATGAGCCTCAG GAGAAGGGTACTAATAATAATTCGTCTAAACTCCAACATGAGAAGAAAGAGTTGTTGAAAGGACAATCAAGTCCTACTTCAAATGCTCCAACATCTGAAAGGCCAAATAATTCTAACCCTATCATCAATGTGGGGATGAGTGCAAACAAAAACGCCTCTGGTGCGGATGCATTTATTTCCTCTGAACAAAACAGTTCATATGGAACAGGAAACATCATAATAGACCTTCTTGATGAAAGAACTCTGCTGGCATGCATTGTTCGAACTATTCCACCAAGTGGATCTGGTGGTAGAATCAGAATCAGCTCTACG CTTCCAAATAGACTAGGGAAAATGCTTGCACCTTTGCATTGGCATGACTACAAGAAGAAATATGGAAAGCTTGATGAATTTCTAGCAAATCATCCTGAA TTGTTTGCTATAGAAGGGGACTTTATTCAAGTTCGAGAAGGTGCACAAGAAATTATAGCTGCTACAGCTGCAgttgcgaaagttgcagcagcagcagctaAGACGACATCAGTTGTATTTGGCAGCCAATCATCACTGCCGTCTCCTTCTGTTGCCGTGACTCCTATGGCACAGTCTCAACAAAGGGTAAAGAGAACTCCTTCAATTGATCCGAATGCGGGCGTTCAAATTCTGAGAAAAACTCAAGCTGTGAATGGTCAGTCGTCCCAGGTTTCATCACTGGCAAATGGCGGAGCGAATCTCAATAAGCAGCAGCCCAG GACAACTGCTAAAGGTCACAATGGCTTCTAG
- the LOC124931461 gene encoding uncharacterized protein LOC124931461 isoform X1, protein MDVAAGAASAAAAAAGRGVSLGIPPQPPRQEWRAVSEPPVRITANELQLGRDTGHVDFCTINLDEDILQQRLHDVVRRREEMQRSEVELRAQIIARKDVMLMQKDFDAQMTEQVNANTKLQEKLAEMERTIHERERQIQEKEREIHAIQLDHEAAWAKEDLLREQSKELHTFRRERDNSEAERTQHLKQILDLQEHFQEKERLFLELQEQNRVSQETILFKDEQLGEAQAWIARFQEMQSTSNLSLQAELRERTEQYNQLWISYQQQLSEMERIYVHTVHQHQLELASARERSGSFLDESQLPQIKSKDASQPALNNGSQIDVNGSGTADTSSGPLSNGNAENVTSNSSNQTEHVHGVPLAPPSLIGVPTYLQHGQVPAMHPFVIHQGVHPVPSHVSHFHSIPAMSSLQQWQNQQTVPEASILSNQHEYPSSHMEQNLHRSDSNYDYSASGNVQAVAASVQSSSQVGSTDMNYLVHSQPHESLQHITSQFNDSVRLESDSVNEPQEKGTNNNSSKLQHEKKELLKGQSSPTSNAPTSERPNNSNPIINVGMSANKNASGADAFISSEQNSSYGTGNIIIDLLDERTLLACIVRTIPPSGSGGRIRISSTLPNRLGKMLAPLHWHDYKKKYGKLDEFLANHPELFAIEGDFIQVREGAQEIIAATAAVAKVAAAAAKTTSVVFGSQSSLPSPSVAVTPMAQSQQRVKRTPSIDPNAGVQILRKTQAVNGQSSQVSSLANGGANLNKQQPRTTAKGHNGF, encoded by the exons ATGGATGTCGCGGCAGGTGCTGCatctgccgccgccgccgccgcagGACGAGGTGTTTCGCTTGGGATCCCTCCTCAACCACCCAGGCAAGAGTGGCGTGCTGTTTCCGAACCTCCTGTTCGAATCACCGCTAACGAG TTGCAGCTGGGTCGGGACACGGGTCATGTAGATTTCTGTACCATAAATCTGGATGAGGACATCTTGCAGCAGCGGCTTCATGATGTTGTGAGGCGGAGGGAGGAAATGCAACGCAGTGAGGTTGAACTTCGGGCTCAGATTATTGCTAGGAAAGATGTAATGTTAATGCAGAAAGATTTTGATGCCCAGATGACGGAGCAAGTTAATGCCAATACCAAGCTTCAG GAGAAACTAGCTGAAATGGAGCGAACTATACATGAGCGGGAAAGGCAGATTCAGGAGAAAGAAAGGGAGATACATGCAATCCAGTTAGACCATGAAGCA GCATGGGCTAAAGAAGATCTCCTTAGAGAACAGAGCAAAGAATTGCATACTTTCAG GAGGGAGCGGGATAACTCTGAAGCAGAAAGAACCCAACATCTTAAGCAGATACTTGATCTACAGGAACATTTTCAGGAGAAAGAAAGGCTATTTCTTGAGTTGCAGGAACAG AATAGAGTTTCTCAGGAAACCATCCTTTTTAAAGATGAGCAATTGGGTGAGGCCCAGGCTTGGATTGCACGTTTCCAGGAGATGCAATCAACCTCTAATCTCTCTTTGCAAGCGGAGTTGCGAGAGCGTACAGAACAGTACAATCAACTATGGATTAGCTATCAGCAGCAG CTTTCGGAGATGGAGAGGATCTATGTGCACACTGTACACCAGCATCAGCTTGAGCTTGCTAGTGCAAGAGAAAGGAGTGGCTCTTTCCTGGATGAGTCACAGCTGCCTCAAATAAAATCCAAAGATGCTTCACAACCTGCGTTGAACAATGGAAGCCAAATTGATGTGAATGGAAGTGGCACAGCAGATACAAGTTCTGGGCCTCTTTCAAATGGAAATGCTGAAAATGTTACTAGTAATTCTTCCAACCAG ACTGAACATGTTCATGGTGTTCCACTAGCCCCACCATCCCTAATTGGTGTGCCCACCTACCTTCAACATGGGCAAGTGCCAGCTATGCATCCATTTGTCATTCATCAAGGGGTTCACCCAGTACCATCCCATGTTAGCCATTTCCATTCTATACCTGCAATGTCATCTCTTCAGCAATGGCAAAATCAACAG ACTGTGCCGGAGGCTTCTATACTGTCTAATCAACATGAATACCCATCATCTCATATGGAACAAAACTTGCATAGATCAGATAGTAATTATGACTATAGTGCATCTGGAAATGTGCAAGCTGTTGCAGCATCTGTGCAATCATCATCCCAG GTCGGTTCTACTGATATGAATTACTTGGTCCACTCTCAACCCCACGAGAGCTTGCAACATATTACTTCTCAGTTTAATGATTCTGTAAGACTGGAATCTGATTCAGTGAATGAGCCTCAG GAGAAGGGTACTAATAATAATTCGTCTAAACTCCAACATGAGAAGAAAGAGTTGTTGAAAGGACAATCAAGTCCTACTTCAAATGCTCCAACATCTGAAAGGCCAAATAATTCTAACCCTATCATCAATGTGGGGATGAGTGCAAACAAAAACGCCTCTGGTGCGGATGCATTTATTTCCTCTGAACAAAACAGTTCATATGGAACAGGAAACATCATAATAGACCTTCTTGATGAAAGAACTCTGCTGGCATGCATTGTTCGAACTATTCCACCAAGTGGATCTGGTGGTAGAATCAGAATCAGCTCTACG CTTCCAAATAGACTAGGGAAAATGCTTGCACCTTTGCATTGGCATGACTACAAGAAGAAATATGGAAAGCTTGATGAATTTCTAGCAAATCATCCTGAA TTGTTTGCTATAGAAGGGGACTTTATTCAAGTTCGAGAAGGTGCACAAGAAATTATAGCTGCTACAGCTGCAgttgcgaaagttgcagcagcagcagctaAGACGACATCAGTTGTATTTGGCAGCCAATCATCACTGCCGTCTCCTTCTGTTGCCGTGACTCCTATGGCACAGTCTCAACAAAGGGTAAAGAGAACTCCTTCAATTGATCCGAATGCGGGCGTTCAAATTCTGAGAAAAACTCAAGCTGTGAATGGTCAGTCGTCCCAGGTTTCATCACTGGCAAATGGCGGAGCGAATCTCAATAAGCAGCAGCCCAG GACAACTGCTAAAGGTCACAATGGCTTCTAG
- the LOC124931547 gene encoding auxin-responsive protein SAUR32-like has product MGGGGDKNLLSFHLMAHLHLHHHHHAGGKKDTCGGAKDIPKGFMAIKVGQGEEQQRFIIPVMYVNHPLFMQLLKEAEEEYGFDQKGPITIPCHVEEFRHVQGIIDKENSPHLHHHHHHNHGHHHHHLPCFRV; this is encoded by the coding sequence ATGGGTGGCGGTGGAGACAAGAATCTGCTCAGTTTTCATCTCATggctcatcttcatcttcatcatcatcatcacgcCGGAGGGAAGAAAGACACATGCGGCGGGGCAAAAGACATCCCTAAGGGTTTCATGGCGATTAAGGTTGGACAAGGAGAAGAACAACAGAGGTTTATCATACCTGTTATGTACGTGAATCATCCACTGTTCATGCAGCTGTTGAAGGAAGCAGAAGAAGAATATGGATTTGATCAGAAAGGTCCAATCACCATCCCTTGCCATGTGGAGGAGTTTCGCCATGTTCAAGGTATTATTGACAAAGAGAATAGCCCACATCTTCATCACCACCATCACCATAACCAtggtcatcatcatcatcatctcccCTGTTTTAGGGTTTGA
- the LOC124930874 gene encoding probable 6-phosphogluconolactonase 4, chloroplastic: MADHNPNVRVFDNEEAVAVSLAKYISDLSEKFVKQRGLFTVVLSGGSLIHTLRKLTESPYVESVDWEKWHVVWLDERVVPKTHDDSNYKLAYDGFLSKVKINPDHVYAINDTLSTEDAADDYEASMKSLVEKNIVRTSEISGFPKFDLNLMGMGPDGHVASLFPGHPLLKEEKRWVTFIKDSPKPPPQRITFTFPVINSSDCIAMVITGPETAKAVGIALGCGKNENGLLPVQMVAPEGELVWFLDKDTTSQL, encoded by the exons ATGGCCGATCATAATCCAAATGTTCGAGTGTTCGACAATGAGGAAGCAGTTGCCGTCTCCCTGGCGAAATACATCTCCGATTTATCGGAGAAATTTGTGAAACAGAGAGGTCTTTTCACCGTTGTCTTGTCCGGTGGCAGTCTCATCCACACTCTTCG AAAATTGACTGAATCTCCATATGTGGAGTCAGTGGATTGGGAAAAGTGGCATGTGGTTTGGCTAGATGAGAGAGTTGTCCCCAAGACTCATGATGATAGCAATTATAAGCTGGCTTATGATGGGTTCTTATCAAAG GTAAAGATTAACCCAGATCATGTGTATGCTATAAATGACACTCTATCAACAGAGGATGCTGCTGATGATTATGAGGCTTCCATGAAGTCTTTGGTGGAGAAAAATATAGTAAGAACATCGGAGATAAGTGGGTTCCCGAAATTTGACCTTAATCTTATGGGCATGGGTCCAGATGGGCATGTGGCTTCTCTATTTCCAGGACACCCCCTCCTTAAGGAAGAGAAGCGATGGGTGACATTCATCAAGGACTCTCCCAAACCACCTCCTCAAAGGATCACCTTCACATTCCCTGTTATCAACTCTTCTGATTGTATTGCAATGGTTATCACTGGGCCGGAAACTGCTAAGGCTGTGGGCATAGCATTGGGGTGTGGAAAGAATGAGAATGGTTTGCTTCCTGTTCAGATGGTTGCACCTGAAGGGGAACTTGTTTGGTTTTTGGATAAGGACACTACTTCTCAACTATGA
- the LOC124929426 gene encoding probable 6-phosphogluconolactonase 4, chloroplastic → MEACNFRGVSSSRSIASNLRVPSISRQRSPPSCISWTFHSVLPKISVTARRTSTRPRKIEVRSQSSMAASAKSKGRVQVFDSEEAQAVYLAKYTADLSEKFVKEKGSFTVVVSGGSLINSLRKLAESPYVDSVDWSKWHIFWVDERVVPKDHPDSNYKLAYDALLSKVTIPSENVHAINDKLSAEAAAEDYETVLRDLVKIKVLNISETTGFPKFDAMLLGMGPDGHLASLFPGHPLVNENKKWVTFITDSPKPPSDRITFTFPVINSSANVSLVICGAGKAPIVKVALGEEGEKNGDLLPVQMVSLDEGELNWFLDKEAASKL, encoded by the exons ATGGAAGCCTGCAATTTTCGCGGAGTCTCGTCGTCTCGCTCTATCGCCTCTAATCTACGCGTTCCATCAATTTCTCGCCAACGATCGCCGCCGTCGTGCATTTCCTGGACCTTCCATTCCGTTCTCCCCAAAATCTCTGTCACCGCACGAAGAACCTCTACTAGACCCAGAAAGATCGAGGTTAGATCCCAATCATCAATGGCGGCGTCCGCGAAAAGCAAGGGAAGAGTGCAAGTGTTTGACTCGGAAGAAGCTCAGGCGGTTTATCTTGCGAAATACACGGCAGATCTGTCGGAGAAATTTGTTAAGGAGAAAGGATCTTTCACCGTCGTCGTTTCCGGTGGTTCTCTTATCAATTCGTTGAG GAAATTGGCAGAATCTCCATATGTTGATTCAGTGGATTGGTCGAAATGGCATATATTTTGGGTGGACGAGAGGGTAGTTCCTAAGGATCATCCTGACAGCAATTACAAGCTAGCCTATGATGCACTTCTATCCAAG GTAACAATTCCATCTGAAAATGTTCACGCCATTAATGACAAACTATCAGCAGAAGCTGCAGCCGAAGACTATGAAACTGTCCTTCGAGATTTGGTTAAGATCAAAGTACTAAACATTTCAGAGACAACAGGCTTTCCAAAATTCGACGCAATGCTTCTTGGCATGGGACCTGATGGACATTTGGCTTCTCTATTCCCAGGCCATCCTCTTGtcaatgaaaataagaaatggGTAACCTTTATCACCGATTCGCCCAAACCCCCTTCTGATCGAATCACTTTCACGTTTCCTGTCATCAACTCTTCTGCAAACGTGTCACTGGTTATTTGTGGGGCTGGGAAAGCTCCGATTGTGAAAGTTGCCCTGGGCGAGGAAGGGGAGAAGAATGGTGATCTGTTGCCAGTGCAAATGGTCTCTCTTGATGAAGGTGAGCTAAATTGGTTTTTGGACAAGGAGGCTGCTTCTAAGCTTTag
- the LOC124931180 gene encoding probable polygalacturonase — translation MMDIEKQPICDAIVAGIRKPSTAFLIFIFTIVLIATLQITNNNIFPVPAESDSHVGSRLDRPSCAGFYREGPAMKAVVMSITEFGGVGDGKTLNTEAFRRAMRHMQGLTSVGGAQLNIPRGNWLTGSFNLTSNFTLFLEEGAVLLGSQDPEEWPIIEPLPSYGRGRERLGGRHISLIHGNGLTNVVITGQNGTIDGQGKMWWDLWWNRTLVHTRGHLVELINSENILISNLTFLNSPFWTIHPVYCRNVVIKDMTILAPLNSPNTDGIDPDSSTFVCIQDCYIESGDDLVAIKSGWDQYGIKMSLPSSNIIVRRVSGTTPTCSGVGIGSEMSGGVSNITVEDLFVRDSASGVRIKTDIGRGGYIYNVSIRNVTMERVKVPIRFSRGANDHPDDGWDRKAVPKVKGIFISNVMSKESKKAPLLMGIMGAPYEGICLRDVAIMGLSPSARWVCEFVHGSSDGVGPGQPCVQLTQNESSSSSSWCSMNFLRHLS, via the exons ATGATGGATATCGAAAAACAACCGATATGTGATGCTATCGTTGCAGGAATCAGGAAGCCATCAACGGCGTTTCTTATATTTATCTTCACAATCGTACTCATTGCGACCTTACAGATTACCAACAATAACATTTTCCCTGTGCCGGCCGAGAGCGATTCTCACGTCGGATCTAGACTAGATAGACCTAGTTGCGCTGGATTTTACCGGGAAGGACCGGCGATGAAGGCGGTGGTAATGTCTATCACCGAGTTCGGCGGCGTGGGGGACGGCAAAACTTTAAACACGGAGGCGTTTCGAAGGGCAATGCGGCACATGCAAGGGTTAACCTCGGTCGGTGGAGCCCAGCTTAATATCCCTAGAGGAAATTGGCTTACTGGAAGCTTCAATCTCACCAGTAATTTCACACTTTTTCTCGAGGAAGGCGCCGTACTTCTTGGTTCTCag GATCCAGAGGAGTGGCCTATTATTGAACCGCTGCCTTCTTATGGAAGAGGAAGGGAAAGGTTAGGAGGCAGACATATTAGCTTAATCCATGGAAATGGCCTAACAAATGTTGTCATCActg GACAAAATGGGACAATTGATGGGCAAGGAAAGATGTGGTGGGATCTATGGTGGAACAGAACTTTGGTTCACACAAGAGGGCATCTGGTTGAATTGATAAACTCAGAAAACATACTTATATCCAACTTAACCTTTCTTAATTCACCGTTTTGGACCATTCATCCCGTTTATTGCAG GAATGTTGTGATAAAAGACATGACCATTCTAGCTCCTCTAAACTCACCAAACACAGATGGGATAGACCCAGATTCAAGCACGTTTGTCTGCATTCAAGATTGTTACATAGAGAGTGGAGATGATCTTGTGGCAATAAAAAGTGGATGGGATCAATATGGTATTAAGATGTCTCTCCCGAGCTCAAACATAATTGTGAGGAGGGTTTCAGGAACAACACCAACTTGCTCTGGGGTTGGAATTGGGAGCGAGATGTCGGGTGGGGTTTCGAATATAACTGTGGAGGATCTTTTCGTTAGGGATTCAGCATCCGGGGTTAGAATCAAGACTGATATAGGGAGAGGAGGGTACATTTATAATGTCAGTATTAGAAACGTGACAATGGAGAGAGTTAAAGTACCGATTAGGTTTAGTAGAGGTGCTAATGATCATCCTGATGATGGATGGGATCGGAAGGCTGTCCCTAAAGTTAAGGGTATTTTTATAAGTAATGTAATGAGTAAGGAGTCCAAGAAGGCTCCTTTGTTAATGGGAATTATGGGTGCACCATATGAAGGGATTTGTTTGAGAGATGTGGCTATAATGGGTTTATCTCCATCTGCCAGGTGGGTCTGTGAGTTTGTCCATGGCTCGAGCGATGGGGTTGGCCCGGGTCAGCCTTGTGTACAGTTGACACAGAatgagtcttcttcttcttcatcctgGTGCTCAATGAATTTCTTGAGACATTTGTCATAA